Proteins from a genomic interval of Treponema succinifaciens DSM 2489:
- the yajC gene encoding preprotein translocase subunit YajC, with protein sequence MLFNSLLLQAADPAAMGGGFGMFLPLILIIGIMYFFMIRPQNKKQKELQKMLDALQKGDKVITIGGIHGTVSSVKKDSNVVTIRVDENTKIEFNRSAIATVVSDKPAEKTEEKKSGKKQKEELKASTENKEPAASEEKKDE encoded by the coding sequence ATGTTGTTTAATTCACTTTTGTTACAGGCAGCTGATCCTGCGGCTATGGGCGGCGGATTTGGAATGTTTTTGCCTCTCATTCTTATCATAGGAATCATGTACTTTTTTATGATTCGTCCGCAGAACAAAAAGCAGAAAGAACTTCAGAAAATGCTTGATGCGCTTCAGAAGGGCGACAAAGTAATTACAATCGGAGGAATCCATGGAACTGTCAGTTCTGTAAAAAAAGATTCAAATGTCGTTACAATAAGAGTTGATGAAAATACAAAAATAGAATTCAACCGCTCTGCAATTGCAACTGTTGTTTCTGATAAGCCTGCTGAAAAAACTGAAGAAAAGAAATCAGGAAAAAAGCAGAAAGAAGAACTAAAAGCCAGCACGGAAAACAAAGAGCCTGCTGCTTCAGAGGAAAAGAAAGATGAGTAA